Proteins from one Chroococcidiopsis sp. CCMEE 29 genomic window:
- a CDS encoding PAS domain-containing protein encodes MNRDIGLSEAETLSWGFLKALHPEDRDRYPEQRQQAVSKGQPYEIAYRLLGADGSYHWFVEQATPMLGENGKVQDWTVSCTPQAQREVQLEQRERERTAQLEAANHLEDELSVRELTARAHAETAQQRFRELVDGLVDAIVWEADAQGRQLTFISQSAEHILGYPVEQWLTPDFWVKLIHPDDRERAVNCREATRQGREHEFEYRCIAADGRLIWFRDRVYGVRDELGNIQKLRGLMIDITKSKQAEEVLRESEARFRSMADTAPVMIWLSGTDALCNWFNKPWLEFTGRTLEQELGNGWAESVYPDDLQRCLDTYMSAFNARQSFKMEYRLRRSDGEYRWLLNNGVPRFTPGGEFAGYIGSCIDITARKASEEALKARADELTYLTAVLAQTNVALEKRNQELDQFAYVASHDLKAPLRAIANLSEWIEEDLADQLDEDTRHQMDLLRGRVHRMEALINGLLQYSRVGRLDTKKSTVSVATLLAEVIDSLAPPATFTIEVEPNMPILVTERLPLEQVFTNLISNAIKHHPRQDGKVKISVQDQKSFYEFAVTDDGAGIAPQYHEKVFGIFQTLEARDKIENTGIGLAIVKKIIEGQGGTIRLESHEGQGAKFCFTWPK; translated from the coding sequence ATGAATCGGGATATTGGGTTAAGCGAGGCAGAAACATTAAGTTGGGGATTTCTGAAGGCGCTCCATCCAGAAGACCGCGATCGCTACCCTGAGCAACGGCAACAGGCAGTAAGTAAGGGACAGCCCTACGAAATTGCCTACCGTCTTTTAGGAGCAGATGGCAGCTATCACTGGTTTGTTGAGCAAGCCACACCCATGTTGGGAGAAAATGGCAAGGTACAAGACTGGACGGTTAGCTGCACTCCCCAAGCTCAACGCGAAGTGCAGCTAGAGCAAAGAGAGAGAGAACGGACTGCCCAGCTAGAAGCTGCTAATCACCTCGAAGATGAATTATCAGTCCGGGAACTGACAGCACGGGCGCATGCAGAGACAGCGCAACAACGCTTCCGCGAACTAGTAGATGGACTCGTCGATGCCATTGTCTGGGAAGCTGATGCTCAAGGCAGGCAGTTAACCTTCATCAGTCAAAGTGCAGAACATATTCTGGGCTATCCTGTGGAACAGTGGCTAACACCAGACTTTTGGGTCAAACTCATCCATCCTGACGATCGCGAACGGGCAGTGAATTGCCGCGAAGCAACGCGCCAGGGTCGAGAGCATGAATTTGAGTATCGCTGTATTGCCGCTGATGGCCGGCTGATATGGTTCCGCGATCGCGTGTATGGCGTGCGTGATGAACTCGGGAATATCCAGAAGCTGCGGGGTTTGATGATTGATATCACTAAATCCAAGCAAGCTGAAGAAGTGTTACGAGAGAGCGAAGCCCGCTTCCGCAGCATGGCAGATACTGCGCCTGTAATGATTTGGTTGTCTGGGACAGATGCATTGTGTAACTGGTTCAACAAGCCGTGGTTGGAATTCACCGGGCGCACGCTGGAACAGGAACTAGGCAATGGTTGGGCAGAAAGCGTGTACCCTGATGATTTGCAACGCTGTCTGGACACGTACATGTCCGCCTTTAACGCCCGTCAATCGTTCAAAATGGAATACCGTCTCCGACGTAGCGATGGTGAGTACCGCTGGCTTTTAAATAACGGAGTGCCTCGGTTTACGCCCGGTGGTGAATTTGCTGGTTATATTGGCTCTTGCATTGACATTACCGCTCGCAAAGCTTCAGAAGAAGCACTAAAAGCCCGTGCCGACGAATTGACATACCTTACCGCAGTTTTGGCGCAGACCAATGTTGCTTTAGAAAAGCGCAATCAGGAACTCGATCAATTTGCTTATGTGGCATCGCACGATTTAAAAGCACCACTGCGGGCGATCGCTAACTTATCTGAATGGATTGAAGAAGACCTAGCCGATCAACTGGATGAAGACACCCGGCATCAAATGGACTTGCTGCGTGGGCGCGTCCACCGGATGGAAGCTTTGATTAATGGCTTATTGCAATACTCCCGTGTCGGACGCCTCGACACCAAGAAATCAACAGTGTCTGTGGCAACCTTGCTAGCGGAGGTAATTGATTCCCTCGCGCCCCCAGCGACTTTCACAATTGAAGTAGAACCCAATATGCCAATCCTGGTAACTGAACGCTTGCCCTTGGAGCAAGTGTTTACTAATCTCATTAGCAATGCGATCAAACATCACCCTAGGCAGGATGGAAAAGTCAAAATTTCAGTTCAAGATCAAAAGTCGTTTTATGAATTTGCGGTAACTGATGATGGCGCTGGCATTGCTCCCCAGTATCACGAGAAAGTATTTGGCATCTTCCAAACATTGGAAGCCCGTGACAAGATTGAAAACACGGGTATCGGTTTGGCAATTGTCAAGAAAATCATCGAAGGTCAAGGGGGAACCATCCGATTGGAATCACACGAAGGTCAGGGAGCAAAATTCTGCTTTACGTGGCCCAAGTGA
- a CDS encoding response regulator transcription factor, protein MSKIRVALIEDHDLTRVGIRTALQQRQEIEVVGEAANASEGLKLLETAHPDIAIVDIGLPDKDGIELTRQIKAHQEAGEEHQTKVLILTLRDNKEAVLAAFAAGADSYCMKDISFDNLLEALRVTNSGNAWIDPAIARIVLQQAKQTPEATEAAVIDSKTVAINAADAEYDQMIAAYPLTERELEVLQLIVEGCSNAVIAEKLYITVGTVKTHVRNILNKLCADDRTQAAVRALRSGLVG, encoded by the coding sequence ATGAGTAAGATTCGTGTTGCTCTAATTGAAGACCATGACCTCACCCGTGTGGGTATTCGGACAGCCTTACAACAGCGACAAGAAATTGAAGTGGTAGGCGAGGCTGCCAATGCCAGTGAAGGATTAAAGTTATTGGAGACAGCTCATCCAGATATTGCTATTGTCGATATCGGTTTACCTGATAAAGACGGAATTGAGCTAACACGACAGATCAAGGCTCACCAAGAAGCTGGGGAAGAACACCAAACTAAGGTGTTAATTTTGACGCTGCGAGATAACAAAGAGGCAGTGCTGGCGGCGTTTGCCGCAGGGGCAGACTCTTATTGCATGAAGGATATCAGTTTCGATAATTTGCTAGAAGCGCTGCGTGTCACCAACAGTGGCAATGCCTGGATTGATCCAGCGATCGCTCGTATTGTACTGCAACAAGCGAAACAAACTCCAGAAGCGACTGAGGCGGCAGTGATTGACAGTAAAACGGTTGCGATCAACGCAGCCGATGCTGAGTATGACCAGATGATTGCCGCCTACCCACTCACCGAACGAGAATTAGAAGTTCTGCAACTGATTGTGGAAGGTTGCAGCAATGCGGTAATTGCTGAAAAGCTATACATTACCGTAGGGACGGTTAAAACTCACGTGCGGAATATTTTAAATAAGCTCTGCGCTGATGACCGCACTCAAGCAGCTGTTCGTGCTCTGCGTTCTGGGCTAGTAGGTTAA
- a CDS encoding nuclear transport factor 2 family protein produces MNAAESTPPTQPSASEQLTIEGITQPTIVSYFETLNAGDFEATSALFAADGAMHPPFESAIVGPAAIAAFLQQEAQGMKLEPREGIAQAIENEQTQVQVAGKVQTSLFGVNVSWLFTLNQQREITIAKIKLLASPQELLNIRR; encoded by the coding sequence ATGAATGCTGCTGAATCTACGCCTCCAACCCAGCCATCTGCTTCAGAACAGCTAACGATTGAAGGGATCACACAGCCAACCATAGTAAGTTATTTTGAGACATTGAATGCAGGTGACTTTGAGGCTACATCTGCCTTGTTTGCAGCGGATGGAGCGATGCATCCTCCATTTGAATCTGCCATTGTGGGACCAGCAGCGATCGCTGCTTTTCTCCAGCAAGAAGCCCAAGGCATGAAACTAGAACCGCGTGAGGGAATTGCTCAGGCCATAGAAAACGAGCAAACTCAAGTTCAAGTAGCAGGAAAAGTTCAAACTTCATTGTTTGGTGTCAATGTTTCTTGGTTATTTACACTCAATCAACAGCGTGAAATTACCATTGCTAAGATTAAACTCCTAGCTTCTCCCCAAGAGCTGCTAAATATACGTCGGTAG
- a CDS encoding orange carotenoid protein N-terminal domain-containing protein, with product MTYTTESASNRFSNPFNSSTQFADAVPATTALFNSLSVDDQLAMLWYAYTEMGRSITPAAPGAARLQLAEGLLNQIKQMSHAEQLQVMRDLAAKRNTPVSRAYGILSNNTKLAFWYELSELMVQGFVVPMPPGYQPSRDVVKLLEAIKQLDFGQQITVLRNTVVNMGVDPLAD from the coding sequence ATGACATATACTACAGAGTCAGCTTCAAACCGTTTTTCTAACCCCTTCAATTCCAGCACGCAGTTTGCTGACGCTGTGCCTGCCACCACCGCTTTATTTAACAGCCTCAGCGTCGATGACCAACTGGCAATGCTATGGTACGCCTACACTGAAATGGGTCGTTCCATCACGCCTGCTGCTCCCGGAGCCGCACGTCTACAGTTAGCAGAAGGTCTGCTGAACCAAATTAAGCAGATGTCCCATGCTGAGCAATTACAGGTGATGCGAGACCTAGCCGCCAAGAGAAACACGCCAGTTAGCCGTGCCTATGGCATATTGAGCAACAATACCAAGTTAGCTTTCTGGTACGAATTGTCAGAATTGATGGTTCAAGGCTTTGTGGTACCAATGCCCCCAGGCTACCAACCTTCTCGTGATGTGGTGAAGCTACTAGAGGCGATCAAGCAACTCGATTTTGGTCAACAAATCACCGTTTTGCGTAATACTGTCGTCAACATGGGCGTTGATCCGCTAGCTGATTAA
- a CDS encoding fructosamine kinase family protein has translation MWTEIAQHISKVTGKEFSVNNRHSVSGGCINQGYAVTGNNYTYFVKLNSSSQVAMFEAEALGLQQMLETATIRVPKPICWGTADKSAYIVLEWLELGRGDTKAWQEMGRQLAAMHSRSSSNKGFGWEQNNTIGSTPQINSWTKNWAEFYAQHRLGYQFQLAKRRGGHFPQQQELLAAIPQLLADRQPQPSLVHGDLWGGNAAFTATGEPVIFDPAAYFGDREVDVAMTELFGGFPAAFYRGYNDSLPLDSGYEWRKLLYNLYHILNHFNLFGGSYESQANRMISQILS, from the coding sequence ATGTGGACGGAAATCGCCCAGCATATATCCAAAGTAACGGGAAAAGAGTTTTCTGTAAATAACCGCCACTCTGTCAGCGGGGGCTGTATCAATCAAGGCTATGCTGTCACGGGTAACAACTACACCTACTTCGTCAAGCTCAACTCTTCCTCTCAAGTTGCCATGTTTGAGGCTGAGGCACTGGGCTTACAACAAATGCTGGAAACGGCTACTATTCGTGTCCCCAAACCCATTTGCTGGGGTACAGCAGATAAATCTGCCTATATAGTTTTAGAGTGGCTGGAACTAGGTCGTGGGGATACCAAAGCTTGGCAAGAGATGGGACGCCAGTTAGCAGCGATGCACTCTCGCAGTAGCAGTAATAAAGGTTTTGGCTGGGAACAAAACAATACCATTGGTTCCACGCCACAAATTAATAGCTGGACAAAAAACTGGGCAGAGTTCTATGCTCAACACCGACTGGGTTATCAGTTTCAACTAGCTAAGCGGCGAGGAGGGCATTTCCCTCAACAGCAAGAGTTATTGGCGGCTATCCCCCAACTGCTAGCAGATCGTCAACCTCAACCCTCCTTAGTACACGGTGATTTGTGGGGTGGCAATGCAGCTTTTACTGCCACGGGTGAACCAGTGATTTTTGATCCAGCCGCCTATTTTGGCGATCGCGAGGTCGATGTTGCGATGACCGAATTGTTCGGCGGTTTCCCTGCTGCCTTTTATCGCGGCTATAACGATAGCTTGCCCTTAGATTCTGGCTACGAGTGGCGGAAACTACTTTACAACCTCTACCACATCCTGAATCACTTCAACTTATTCGGTGGTAGTTACGAGTCGCAAGCCAACCGGATGATTTCACAGATTTTGAGCTAG
- a CDS encoding pitrilysin family protein, with protein sequence MTSTLLQFPRLNAPTLHQLPNGLTVVAEQMPVEAVNLSLWVNVGSAVEADTINGMAHFLEHMIFKGTRRLISGEFEQRIEERGAVTNAATSQDYTQYYITTAPKDFAELAPLQIDVVVNPSIPDDAFERERLVVLEEIRRSEDNPRRRTFGRAMQVAFDQLPYRRPVLGPFEVISQLKPQQMRDFHAAWYQPQSITAVAVGNLPVEELIEIVANGFTEAAIRDRDSGVGSQELALTPELPFTEIVRQEFVDDSLQQARLVMVWRVPGVTQLDQTYALDILAAILGSGRTSRLIRDLREERGLVSQISVSNMTQQLQGTFYISAQLPVENLQRVEDAIAQHIHTLQTQAVQETEIARIRTQVANRFIFSNETPSDRASLYGYYQSLVGDLEPAFNYPAAIQALDTNDLLSAAQQYLSANAYGVVVLKPAQK encoded by the coding sequence ATGACTTCAACCCTCCTGCAATTCCCTCGGCTGAATGCTCCCACACTGCACCAGTTGCCTAATGGTCTGACAGTAGTAGCAGAGCAGATGCCGGTCGAAGCTGTTAACCTCAGTTTGTGGGTCAACGTTGGTTCAGCTGTTGAAGCGGATACTATCAACGGTATGGCTCACTTTTTAGAGCACATGATATTTAAAGGAACTAGGCGGCTGATTAGCGGCGAGTTTGAGCAGCGGATTGAAGAGCGAGGTGCCGTTACCAATGCCGCAACCAGCCAAGATTACACCCAATACTACATCACAACTGCCCCTAAAGATTTTGCCGAGCTAGCACCCCTGCAAATAGATGTTGTTGTCAATCCTAGTATTCCAGATGATGCCTTTGAGCGAGAACGGTTGGTAGTTTTGGAAGAAATTCGCCGCTCAGAAGATAATCCCCGCCGCCGCACTTTTGGACGGGCAATGCAAGTAGCTTTTGACCAACTACCTTACCGTAGACCTGTACTAGGACCTTTTGAGGTAATTTCACAGCTAAAACCGCAGCAGATGCGAGACTTCCACGCCGCTTGGTATCAACCTCAATCCATTACAGCTGTAGCTGTGGGTAACCTACCTGTAGAGGAATTAATTGAGATTGTGGCAAATGGATTTACAGAAGCTGCCATTAGGGATCGGGATTCAGGGGTAGGGAGTCAAGAATTAGCCCTGACTCCGGAATTACCGTTCACAGAAATTGTGCGTCAGGAATTTGTTGATGATAGTCTCCAGCAGGCACGGTTAGTCATGGTTTGGCGAGTGCCAGGGGTGACGCAGCTGGATCAGACTTATGCGCTGGATATTTTGGCAGCAATTTTGGGATCGGGTCGGACTTCAAGATTGATACGAGATTTACGGGAAGAACGGGGGCTAGTTTCCCAGATCTCTGTTAGCAACATGACTCAGCAGCTTCAGGGGACGTTTTATATTTCAGCTCAGTTACCCGTGGAAAATTTGCAGAGAGTGGAAGACGCGATCGCCCAACATATCCACACGCTCCAAACTCAGGCAGTCCAAGAGACGGAGATTGCTCGGATCAGAACGCAAGTGGCAAATCGGTTTATTTTTAGCAATGAAACACCGAGCGATCGCGCTAGTTTATATGGCTACTACCAATCACTGGTAGGAGACTTAGAACCCGCTTTCAACTATCCAGCTGCTATTCAGGCGCTAGATACAAATGACTTACTTTCAGCAGCTCAGCAATATTTATCTGCCAACGCCTATGGTGTAGTTGTACTCAAGCCAGCTCAAAAATAA
- a CDS encoding AraC family transcriptional regulator, protein MIKTPYFIADRLIFISLFGQFQMDALTEVLKAVQLHSTVHCRSEFSAPWGVQIERTDYASFHVVTRGNCWLEVEGFKTPIPLTGGDLIVLPTGVAHILRDALDSPIVPLAELLANRPCQGQLTLSYGGGGNPAMILCGRASFEERERNPLLAALPPLIHIKGEEGQAVEWLDTTLQFIACECYLNHPGAEMMITYLSSILFIQAVRAYITNLPESAGGWLQALIDPHISVALGMIHQHPEAAWTVELLAKQVNLSRSAFAARFKSLVGEAPLQYVIRWRMYKAVQLLRSTNKTLKEVAESIGYESEAAFSRAFKRQMEHSPGAYRHLTVKAD, encoded by the coding sequence ATGATAAAAACGCCATACTTTATTGCAGATCGTCTAATTTTTATTTCCCTGTTCGGACAATTTCAGATGGATGCGTTGACTGAAGTTCTCAAAGCCGTTCAACTGCACAGTACAGTGCATTGTCGCTCTGAATTCTCTGCTCCTTGGGGCGTGCAGATTGAGCGCACCGACTATGCTTCCTTTCATGTCGTCACGCGCGGAAACTGCTGGCTGGAAGTAGAAGGTTTTAAAACTCCAATCCCGCTTACAGGTGGCGATCTGATCGTCCTGCCCACAGGAGTCGCCCACATTCTACGCGATGCACTGGATAGTCCGATTGTCCCTTTGGCAGAGTTACTAGCAAATCGTCCTTGTCAAGGGCAACTCACGCTCAGTTATGGTGGAGGTGGTAATCCAGCGATGATTCTCTGTGGTCGTGCCAGCTTTGAGGAACGCGAGAGAAACCCGCTGCTAGCGGCTCTACCCCCTTTGATTCATATCAAGGGCGAAGAGGGACAAGCGGTTGAGTGGCTAGATACGACGCTGCAATTCATTGCCTGCGAATGCTATCTGAACCATCCAGGTGCAGAAATGATGATTACCTATCTCTCGAGCATTCTCTTCATTCAGGCTGTTCGAGCTTACATCACCAACCTGCCAGAATCCGCAGGAGGGTGGTTGCAGGCGCTGATCGACCCACACATTAGTGTTGCTCTGGGCATGATTCACCAGCATCCAGAAGCAGCATGGACAGTGGAGTTGTTAGCAAAGCAAGTCAATCTGTCCCGCTCTGCATTTGCAGCTCGGTTCAAGTCTTTGGTTGGGGAAGCACCATTACAGTATGTTATTCGTTGGCGGATGTACAAAGCAGTTCAGTTGCTGCGATCAACCAACAAGACGTTGAAAGAAGTTGCAGAGTCAATTGGATACGAATCAGAGGCTGCTTTTAGCCGAGCGTTCAAGCGCCAAATGGAACACTCACCTGGTGCGTATCGGCATTTGACTGTGAAAGCGGATTAA
- a CDS encoding NmrA family NAD(P)-binding protein, with product MTIAIATPTGNIGSRVTQRLLDAGAKLVLLVRNPDKLDEKVRPSVEVRQGSLNDADFVIEATRGAEALFWLTPYNFTTDRLRQWQSHLGDCVVAAVQRNEIPYVVNISSNGAHLKDGMGPISGLYVVEQKLNQIAVNVVHLRPGFFMENYFWQLESLSTSGQVFMPIPGDRRLAMIATQDIADVAASLLRDRSWAGQIIRGLHGPADLSFDQAATILSQELNKPITHVQIASEQFRQAMLSQGASADVAMQYVEMWQAISHEDYIPAEPRAAETTTPTTFVQFTRDKLKPLLLAQVRV from the coding sequence ATGACAATCGCCATTGCAACGCCTACAGGTAACATCGGCAGCCGCGTGACTCAACGATTGCTGGATGCTGGAGCCAAACTGGTTCTTTTGGTGAGGAACCCAGACAAGTTAGATGAAAAAGTGCGACCATCTGTCGAGGTGCGTCAGGGATCTCTCAATGATGCTGACTTCGTTATTGAGGCGACTAGGGGGGCTGAAGCTCTCTTCTGGCTAACGCCCTACAATTTCACGACGGATCGCCTGCGTCAGTGGCAGAGTCATTTAGGAGATTGTGTGGTAGCAGCAGTACAGCGCAATGAAATCCCTTATGTCGTCAACATTTCGAGCAATGGAGCGCATTTGAAGGATGGGATGGGTCCGATTTCCGGGCTGTATGTCGTTGAGCAGAAGCTCAATCAGATTGCAGTAAATGTTGTGCATCTGCGTCCAGGTTTCTTTATGGAGAATTATTTCTGGCAACTGGAGTCTCTAAGCACCAGTGGTCAAGTGTTTATGCCAATTCCAGGCGATCGCCGGCTGGCAATGATTGCGACACAAGATATTGCAGACGTGGCTGCAAGTTTACTGCGCGATCGCTCCTGGGCTGGGCAAATCATCCGAGGATTGCATGGTCCGGCAGACCTTAGCTTTGATCAAGCCGCCACGATTTTAAGCCAAGAGTTGAATAAACCCATCACTCACGTGCAGATTGCGTCTGAACAATTTCGTCAGGCAATGCTGTCACAAGGAGCTAGTGCAGATGTGGCAATGCAGTACGTTGAAATGTGGCAAGCCATTAGTCACGAGGATTATATTCCTGCTGAACCTCGTGCAGCAGAAACTACAACGCCAACGACATTTGTTCAGTTTACGCGGGATAAACTCAAGCCGTTATTGCTCGCTCAGGTAAGGGTGTAA
- the radC gene encoding DNA repair protein RadC has product MTYCLRIADLPTTERPRERLMANGSKVLATAELIAILLGTGQGPGKLSAVGLGQYLLQELSKHQRDPLVVLRDVSAQELMQIEGIGPAKATTILAAIELGKRVFQSRPLDRNPIESPAAAAAALSQDLMWQTQERFAVLLLDVKNRLLGTQVITIGTATETLASPREIFREVIRQGATRVIVAHNHPSGNVEPSPQDIDLTRQLLAGAQFLGIPLLDHLILGNGNHQSLREITQLWVEFPQGD; this is encoded by the coding sequence ATGACTTATTGCCTCAGAATTGCAGATTTACCCACCACAGAGCGTCCGCGCGAACGGTTAATGGCTAATGGTTCAAAAGTTTTAGCGACAGCTGAACTGATTGCCATTCTGCTAGGCACAGGTCAGGGACCAGGAAAGCTCTCGGCTGTGGGTTTGGGGCAATACCTGTTGCAGGAACTGAGTAAACACCAACGCGACCCGTTAGTAGTCTTGCGGGATGTCAGCGCCCAGGAGTTGATGCAAATTGAGGGAATTGGTCCAGCAAAGGCAACAACGATTCTGGCGGCAATTGAATTAGGTAAACGAGTGTTTCAGTCGCGTCCCTTAGACCGCAACCCGATAGAAAGCCCTGCTGCGGCAGCTGCTGCTCTCAGCCAAGATTTAATGTGGCAGACTCAAGAGCGCTTTGCTGTTCTGCTTCTAGATGTGAAAAATCGCTTACTCGGAACTCAAGTCATCACGATCGGCACTGCAACTGAAACTTTGGCTTCTCCCCGTGAAATTTTTCGGGAGGTAATTCGTCAGGGGGCTACGCGCGTAATTGTGGCTCATAACCATCCTTCGGGCAACGTTGAGCCGAGTCCCCAAGATATAGATTTAACCCGCCAACTATTAGCTGGAGCGCAGTTTTTGGGAATTCCGTTGCTGGATCACCTGATCTTAGGCAATGGCAATCACCAGAGCCTACGCGAAATCACGCAATTGTGGGTAGAGTTTCCCCAAGGGGATTGA
- a CDS encoding universal stress protein: MSWLRKNRVLVPIDFSEASFAALIPAREFVEDASHLYVLHVLPHLHPAEPGLVWNTLDNQTRKQHVEESLHKRFNGSEYEDVQIGVAIGDPSSEIIDYAKVINADLIVISSHGHTGLSRFLLGSVAERVIRFVHCPVLVLRN, encoded by the coding sequence ATGAGCTGGCTGCGAAAAAACCGCGTTCTTGTTCCTATCGATTTCTCCGAAGCCTCTTTCGCGGCGCTGATACCAGCACGAGAATTTGTGGAGGATGCCTCTCACTTGTACGTGCTTCACGTGCTACCTCATCTCCACCCTGCTGAGCCAGGATTGGTATGGAACACTTTGGATAACCAGACCCGCAAGCAGCATGTGGAAGAGTCACTCCACAAACGATTCAACGGCTCGGAATATGAAGACGTTCAGATTGGCGTTGCGATTGGTGACCCTAGCTCAGAAATTATTGACTACGCCAAAGTAATCAATGCCGACTTAATCGTTATATCATCCCACGGACACACTGGTTTGAGCCGATTTTTGCTTGGTTCGGTAGCTGAACGAGTGATTCGGTTTGTGCATTGCCCAGTTCTTGTCTTGAGAAACTAA
- a CDS encoding alanine/glycine:cation symporter family protein translates to MKRSWLLRVLQKHPWLLIVLLLGLPGTAKAADGTAANGFLVALDAVFAYLVAVLSQVLFFSIGGIPFIVLWLIVGAIFFTLRMGFVNFRAFGHAISVVRGHYDNPTETGEVTHFQALAAALSATVGLGNIAGVAIAIQLGGPGAMFWMTIAGLLGMSSKFVECTLGLKYRIVKPDGTISGGPMHFLSRGLGELGLRPLGKLLAGIFAVFCIGGAFGGGNMFQANQSYATVAEVLPFFQGRSWLYGLILGTLVALVIIGGIRRIGAVAEKLVPTMCLIYVVAAVWIILSNFTQIPAAFATILTGAFAPQAVAGGFIGVLVQGFRRAAFSNEAGVGSAAIAHSAARTEEPIREGIVALLEPFIDTVIVCNMTALVVIITGVYTNKTGDGAQLTNAAFGSVIGWFPIVLSLAVFLFAFSTMISWSYYGERSWAYLFGDRTTMIYKVLFVIFVFIGSVVRLSAVLDFSDMMILSMAFPNILGCYLLSHKVAADLRDYMKRLQTGQMPVYK, encoded by the coding sequence ATGAAACGCTCCTGGCTCTTACGAGTGCTTCAAAAACACCCTTGGCTATTGATTGTGCTACTGCTTGGTTTGCCAGGGACAGCTAAAGCAGCTGATGGAACGGCTGCAAATGGATTTCTGGTTGCACTTGATGCAGTCTTCGCTTATTTGGTCGCTGTATTATCGCAGGTGCTGTTCTTCAGTATTGGCGGGATACCGTTTATTGTGCTGTGGTTGATCGTCGGCGCGATTTTTTTTACGCTGCGGATGGGTTTCGTGAACTTTCGTGCCTTTGGTCACGCGATTTCTGTTGTGCGGGGACACTACGATAATCCGACTGAAACTGGAGAAGTGACCCACTTTCAGGCACTAGCGGCGGCGCTTTCTGCCACAGTTGGGTTAGGCAACATTGCGGGTGTAGCGATCGCGATCCAACTGGGAGGTCCAGGGGCAATGTTTTGGATGACCATTGCTGGATTACTCGGAATGTCGAGCAAGTTTGTCGAGTGTACCCTGGGTCTGAAATATCGCATCGTCAAGCCTGATGGTACTATCTCCGGTGGTCCAATGCACTTTTTATCGCGCGGATTGGGAGAGTTAGGGCTACGTCCACTGGGTAAGCTACTGGCTGGCATATTCGCGGTGTTTTGCATTGGCGGAGCATTCGGTGGCGGTAACATGTTCCAGGCAAACCAGTCCTACGCAACGGTCGCTGAGGTACTGCCCTTTTTTCAGGGTCGCAGCTGGCTCTACGGTTTAATTCTTGGTACCTTGGTGGCTTTAGTAATCATTGGTGGTATCCGCCGGATCGGTGCTGTAGCTGAGAAGCTTGTGCCAACAATGTGCTTGATCTACGTCGTGGCGGCTGTATGGATTATCTTGTCGAATTTCACTCAAATTCCTGCTGCCTTTGCCACAATTTTGACAGGAGCCTTTGCTCCGCAAGCTGTTGCAGGTGGGTTTATCGGTGTGCTGGTGCAGGGATTCCGGCGGGCAGCTTTCTCGAATGAAGCGGGTGTTGGTTCAGCGGCGATCGCCCACTCAGCGGCTCGCACTGAAGAGCCAATCCGGGAAGGAATTGTTGCTCTGCTTGAACCGTTCATTGACACAGTAATCGTTTGCAACATGACAGCACTGGTCGTCATTATCACTGGCGTCTATACCAATAAAACTGGGGATGGTGCACAGCTGACTAACGCTGCGTTTGGTTCGGTGATTGGCTGGTTTCCGATTGTGCTATCGCTTGCGGTGTTTCTGTTTGCCTTCTCGACAATGATTTCCTGGAGCTACTACGGCGAGCGAAGCTGGGCTTACCTGTTCGGCGATCGCACCACAATGATTTACAAGGTGCTGTTTGTCATTTTCGTGTTCATTGGCTCAGTAGTGAGGCTAAGCGCGGTATTAGATTTTAGTGACATGATGATCCTGTCAATGGCTTTTCCTAACATCCTGGGCTGCTACCTTTTGTCTCATAAAGTGGCAGCAGATCTGAGAGACTATATGAAACGCTTACAAACTGGCCAAATGCCAGTTTACAAGTAA